gaaaaggcttctctccagtgtgtatccttgtgtgtattttcaaatgtgacttatCAATGAAGCCTttcccacaaactgagcaggaaaaaggcTTCTCTCCACTGTGTACTTTTGTGTGCCTATTTAAATCAGCTTTTTGgttgaatcttttaccacacaccgtgcaaggaAAAGCTTTCTCTTCGGTGTGTCTTCTTCTGTGCACTTTCAAATACGACTGCTgggagaatcttttaccacaaaccgaGCAGGTGAAAGGTTTCTCGCCTGCGTGATGTCTCATGTGCAGTTTCCGATTTCCCTTGTTAACAAAAGTTTTGTCAcagtgagagcatttaaagtgtgtgttgtcagtgtgacatgtcatatcagcttcagagtcttcatcattagtgtcaggagagtgtgacgttgtgtcgtcactatctgatagtggagctaagaggttgtgtgcttgtgatcctccacagtggtctccatcagcttctgttgtcatgtgttgagttgagctgctgcttggaggctccacctcgcTATCCTCCTCACTTTgaccttcatcatcttcactcttcacagtgACACCAATCACTTTgaactcctccagtccttcaagatgatctccctcctgactgatgctgtgatcctcctcttcctctttaaagtGGAgatgctgtggctcctccttttcctctttaATGCGGGAGGGCTGTgactcctcttcttcctctttaatgtggggagGTTGTGGGCCCACCTGCTCCATCCTAGAGTTCCAATCCTGCTCCTCGAGGGGGAAGATgactgcaggacacaagaagacaaataCATGCTTTAGTAAAGTCCGGCTTGGGAACAGTGAGGCCAATTCTTTTTAATGTagactgttaggaatggaatatattCCACTCTGTTTTGGATAAGTAATGCAACATATTTGCGCTTGTGCATAATTAGGTCTGTTTTGCAGGACAATAAGtgccctacaaattattgtagataaacgatattattgtcaacattatcgagaccatttttttcattaatgtaattatGTGTGATAACAATGCGAGTATATGGCATCAAAAGCAATACAATTTAATTTTTCAAGAGtacttaacattgtaattgaaaTATCAAGAGGTTTTAAACGAAATtaattcaacaaacaaaaaaagtaatttgatCATTGATGAGTGAAATCTGTCGATACAAGGAGAACAATTCCAAGGTTCCCTGACTGCCAGAAGGCCCAAACATCCTGGcagaaccataaaatcacctgaATTTAGTCAAAAACAGgtgtacttactttttcaagagaacatatatcactggcgAAACGTACAGAGGATGAGATGTCGTCTTTAAGGAAAGTTCTGATGGAAACTATCtgatggagctctagcaggacttccacgTATCACGCAGCAGGGCTGCAAGTGAGAGAGCAAACCCGGTATCTTCAccgctggtcatctcgtccgatgaattcaattatttttcggttTATTTGATTTACACtcctgactgtcacgcacatacgggcgaatGTAAAAGTAttcatggtttaaatgagggtgctaaccaaaGTTCATGGATGAAATGTGTCAgtctccatgatttttttttaattatatgaactttttatgaattactttactatgtatttctcacagggctattttcaaacagtatataacattttttgtaGTATTCTTgctatattatatatttgaatgtgccgcaggccggACACTCTTGGTTTACACTGTAAACATCACGTCTTCTGTACATTGACACGACCCCTTGATATCGATAGTATGGTATGTGGAGCACATAAAGAAAATGGACCATCACGGAGAAAAGCTTTTTATGAGTAGTGCTCATGAACAAATATAAAGCTTAGAAACACGTGAGAGCAAGAATGAAACTAACCTGCTCTGTGTAACACAACTAGAGGCTTCTTGAAAACTGCGTCCAGgagttgacgttgtcgctcgttgCGTTCTCCTCttttcgagaaagttcctcctcgtactctgctatcatTCTTTTTCACACTAgaaatattaatacaaatattaatacAACAGCCGCAGTTGGTGGCCGATTGACCAACGCTCTCAGTATTTGtgctttacacattttcacacaatcacaacacttCACACTCACACTTGAGTTCTGCTTAGCGATGTGTTGCTAACTTCCTGGTCTCAttgttagcagctagcaagctaagctaGCACGAGAACATTCGGAAGTTCACTAAGATGAGTTTGTCCTGACTgaagaataaatgaatgaataaaactgtCTCTCGCTGTCACTTAATCTTTGCGTCGTTCACATTAAATAGTTGCAATAATTatcaattttgtttttctccaagGCTACCCGGATGTATTTCCGAAGGTGGCGATTAGTGTGCGCATGCGCTGCAACGTCATCAGTGACGTTCCATTTCGAACGGCTTTTATTAAACAGAAGCAACGCATGCGGCATCAAATTCAAgtaaaatttcattttttcaaGATTCAGATCGTATGAGACAGTTGCTTTTTGTCCATGAAAGGTCTTTGTAGGGCCTTTTGTAAATTTGTGGGGACCCTAAACTAGACTGGAACAAAGAATGGAACAAAGTGCAGTACGCTGTGGAGGAGAAAGTccaccatgatggtgagcaagagaggtgggcggggcgAGGCGGACAATGGCGTATATTCACTTGCTCTgagctgagtataaaataaGGTTATACGCTGTTCGTGCACTTTGATAAAATAGGGATGCTCCTATCAAGGGTTTTGTGCTGCCGATACtggtcatccatgagtgaaatctgtaccgataccgatcacagagattaagtgtacatttttaaatgtacttttggctatatcaggggtcaccaacgttttttcttgtgagagctactttacaaaatgaaaatggacaaGAGCTACTcatatttgtaacatttattttcgtagcttatttcaagccaaacaaactgaatatgcttgttgtaacattaacaacatttaagaatgcatttctttgtagtgttctcacattattaactgaaaacctcaacaaaaagcaggcttgcaggtaCCTCATtgctgacccctggtctatatgaTATGAAGGGGGAACCATAtcatttacacaaaaacatatttgacttactttttcaaaatcactggtgaaacctaAGAGGATCAGgcaccttctttaaggagacttacGATGCGAGagtgtaatggatgccagcctgtgaagctgtgcaagtgtacgttggtaaacctcactccctctgccttgagagctgcgctgaaaaCGCAgtcgacagtctgggcttttggccgtgtggtcagcgctttCGTCTCCCATTGCAAAGGGCGcgtgttcgagccccggagtGGGCGGtgtgaagcagggcgggttacaaGAGCACACAAATCCGGATTCCTCCACCGATTTTTGattcacacgtatttcactcatgtgaccATGCCTTTTCGTCCGGGCGCCTGTACTGCAGGGCTTTTGtaccttgttaaaacatattgttgcagtcctccttcaAACTGAAGGTtgatttacaagctagcaagcaagcattTCTGACATACTACGTATTAAAAGAGGTGTGAGACAGGGATGTACAGTATTCTATCCCCACCCCTGTTTAATTTGTAAAAGCAGTGGAAATCTGAGAGGTGTTTCCATACGTGGAAAAGATGTTAACAACTTGAGATACGCAGATGATACGGTACTGCTTGCTGACAATGAAAATAACTTGCGAAACATAGTGGATACCATCAACAATACgggaaaaatatacacaatgaaaatgaatgcgAAAAAGAGCAAGATCATGCATGTTAAAAGGAAGAACATCACAATGCCCGCAATTCACACAAACATAGATGGTGAAAATATTGAACAAGTTGGGGAAATTACATATTTAGGACAAACCATATCAATGGATGGATCAGTGAGATGAAATGTGGAATAGCTAGCCAAAAGGGCTTTCAGTAATATGTACTCAGTGCTAACATCAAGGAAAATACTTAAATGCTATATAACATCTACCTTATTATACGGATCTGAAACTTAGACAATAACTGAATCAACTGCAAAAAGATTGGAAGCTTTTGAGATGTGGTGTGTACGTAAAACAGTAAAAGTATCCCGGAAAGACAGAAAAGCCAACAAAGAAGTACTAACAATGGCAAATCAACAAAGAAAGCTTTTGGAGGATATTTTGGAAAACATGTTCTTTGGTCACACGATCAGACACAGCCTATTTCAAACTCAACTCCTGGAAGTAAAAATAGAGGGAAAGAGGAAAAGAGGTAGACCGAGACGCAAATGGATTGATAACATCACCACATGGCCCAACAATTTCTATTAGAACTGCAAATTAGCAGCGAAAAAGTGGTGCTACTGGCGAACCATAACCTCCAACCTTCAGCGAGAAGATGCAACGAAATGATGATGAAacgatataaaaaaataatcctcATTGAGCATCACAACCTCACACTTATCAGCATAACACCTAATACTTAGTATATCAAAGTCATAAtcacaaaacaataaatgtcgCAAGAGAGGCTTCATTTAGCAATTAAATTTCATCAAGAAAAATGGTGCACTGAGTGGCTCCACCACGCACTCAGAAAGGATTAGTGTGGATACAAACCAGGGCAACAACCCAGCAATTGGCTGAGGTGATGTCATCTGGCCTTCTTAAGAATGGCAGCAGGACTcactcgttgccagattgtccctcattGTTTCCTGCTTGGTTTATCTGGCAGTGTCTTCTGTTCTTTTGCCTCGTGCCTGTTTTTCTTCCTCTAGCCTTTTTCTAGTAGTGATTTTTGATTTTGATGACTCTTGCATTGTTTATATTCTTTGTTAAAGTATATgatattgttaaaataaatattttttgttagcCGGACTGTGTCTCTGCATCTTGTGTTCCGGAACCGTCTGACGCCATTCCTGACAACCCCGTCGTGTATGTTTCTTTTATTCAAGGTCAGATGTGCAATACTCAAGtcgaaaagaagaaaaatgtgttCACACATGTGACAGAtgaaacaaacatgacaaacatttcaacatcATGTCAGGTAGCAACGTTAGAAGTTGATCTTTTGcacaatttttaatttttttttaagcgtcATGCTGTCTTGCGTACTCGTAGTTCCCTTATATGTTCTTACAATGCAGCTGGATGTGTTTAAATAAAGCTCTCAAGATATTCCCCAGCATGGATTCCTTTGTGgtctttcaaatgtgacttctcAACTGAAtcctttaccacaaactgaggaTTAAAAAGGTCTCGCCACAGAAAGTAGACTTTCGAAATCCTGTTATTGAGAGAATGGTCTGCCACATATCGTGCAAGAAAAAATGCTTTTCTCCAGTGTCTATTCTTGTGACTTATCAATTAACTCCACACCTCACAATGAGCAGGGAATGGGTTTCTCTTCAGTGTGCACTCTTGTGTGTCTTtctaaatgactttttttggaGAAGCCTTTACCACACACCAAGCAAGAAAAgggtttctctccggtgtgtgttcttgtgtgtctgATTAAATAACTTTTTCTCGAGAATGTTGTACCACACACTGTACAAGGAaacggtttctctcctgtgtgtattcttgtgtgtctgtctaaatcactttttttggagaatcttttaccacacaccaaGCAAGGacaaggtttctctccagtgtgtattcttgtgtgtacaaccaaatgtgactttttcacGAAAACCTTATCGCAaactgagcaggaaaaaggtttctctccaaggtgtattcttgtgtgtctgACTAAATAACTTTTTCTCGAGAATGTTGTACCACACACTGtacaaggaaaaggtttctctccagtgtgtattcttgtgtgtagttccaaatgtgatttATAAAGAAACCCTTTACCACAAATTGAGCAAAGAAAAGGTTTCTCTTGGGTGTGCAggattgtgtgtatttttaattttcctttttgagagaatcttttaccacacactgtgCAAGAAAAGGGTTTCTCACCAGtatgtattcttgtgtgtattttcaaatgtgacttatCAATGAAGCCTTTACCGCAaactgagcaggaaaaaggGTTTTcttcagtgtgtattcttgtgtgtctttttaaatcagctttgtgatagaatcttttaccacacaccgtgcaagtgaaaggtttctctccagtgtgtattgttGTGTGTCTGATTAAGTAACTTTTTCTCAAGAATGTTGTCCCACACACTGTACAagcaaaaggtttctctccagtgtgtatttttgtgtgtagttccaaatgtgacttataaatgaaacttttaccGCAAACTGAGCAAAGAAAAGGTTTCTCTTCAGTGTGCagtattgtgtgtatttttaatctACCCTTTTGAGAGAAACTTTTACCGCAGATcatgcaaggaaaaggtttctctccagtgtgtatttttgtgtgtattttcaaatgtgacttatCAATGAAGTCTttcccacaaactgagcaggaaaaaggcTTCTCTCCACTGTGTACTTTTGTGTGCCTATTTAAATCAGCTTTTTGgttgaatcttttaccacacaccgtgcaaggaAAAGCTTTCTCTCCGGTGTGTCTTCTTCTGTGCACTTTCAAATATGATTGCTGggtgaatcttttaccacaaaccgaGCAGGTGAAAGGTTTCTCGCTTGCGTGATGTCTCATGTGCATTTTCAGATTTCTCTTCTTAACAAAAGTTTTGTCACATTGAGAGCATTTCcagcgtgtgttgtcagtgtgacatgtcatatcagcttcagagtcttcatcatcagtgtcaggagagtgtgacgttgtgtcgtcactatctgatagtggagctaagaggttgtgtgcttgtgatcctccacagtggtctccatcagcttctgttgtcatgtgttgagttgagctgctgcttggaggctccacctctctcttctcctcactttcaccttcatcatcttcactcttcactgtGACACCAATCACTGGAAACTCCTCCAGAccttcaagatgctctccctcctgactgatgctgtgatcctcctcttcctctttaaagtGGAGACGCTGTGGCtcctctttttcctctttaaGGTTGAGGAGCTGTGACTCCTCTTCCTCGTTAATGTGGGAGGGCTGTgactcctcttcttcctctttaattagggggggctgtggctcctcttcttcctctttaatgtgggggggctgtggctcctcctcttcctctttcatgtgtaggggctgtggctccttcTGCTCCATCCTAGAGTTCCAGTCCTGCTGCTCGAAGGGGAAGATgactgcaggacacaagaagacaaagacaTGCTTTAGTAAAGTCCAGCTTTGGAAGAGTGAGGccaatgtctttatttttaatgtagaCTAAGTGTAGACTTGAAGAAAATGGAACTTCACGGAGAAAAACTTTTAATGAGTCGTGCTAATGAACAAATAGAAAGCTTATCCACACGAGAGAGTAAGAATGAAACTAACCTGCTCTGAGTAACACAACTCGGggcttcttgaaaacagcgtccagtaCGTTATCGCTCGTTttcctcttttgttcgagaGACCTCCTCAAACTACAAATATTTATTCAACAGCCGCAGTTAGTGGCCGATTCACCAACACTCtcagcatttgtactttacacattttcacaacATTTTACACTCACACTTGATCTCTGCTTAGCGATGTGTTGCTAACTTGCGGGTttctttgttagcagctagcaagctaaacTAGCCTGAGAATCTTCGAAGTTCACTGAGATTAATTAATCCGGACTGAAGAATGACTGACTAACACGAATAAAACTGTCTCTCACTGTCACTTAATCTCAGCGTCGTtcacattaaatattttttacaagCATCCATTGTGTTTTCCTCCGAAGGCTACCCGTAATATTAGAAGGTGACGGCTGGTGTACGCATGCGCCATGCCACGTCTCCTTCGGCTTCCGAAAAAAAAGCCAGCTCTTTCGACTCCTCTGATTATTTTTGGTGCTTAAATTGCTTTCTTACCAAAGAAATACGTGTAAACTAAATgtgtaatgtaaaaatacaaacacattaAATGCTTATTGTTCACAGGACTTTATTTATGCTCAAAACGGAACAGATTGCAACACAAAAAGGTCCTGATTGTATTATATGTAAATTTCCAACTACTTATAGTGGAAGGACACACcatcaacaaaacatttcaCAACCACAACCAAATATAAATTTAAACTCTCAagataaaaaagaagaaaagtgtgTTCATACATGCTAGGTGAAAGGAACAAACATTTCATCAGAATGTCAGTGAGCAACATTAGAAGTCTTTTTACACAACTTTAGGTTTTTAAATACTAGTAATACTGTCTTGCTTATTCGCACTTCACTTATTGTGTGCTTTGAAATACAGCTGGATGCAGAATTTcaatcagtggtgtccaaactgcatcccaggggccatttgaggtacgcggatgtttttttttaatggcccgtggcacattctaaaaatagaatttacatAGAATTTAAACAGaacaagatttaaaaaaacaaaagagcaacagcaaaaatggaaaaaacagcagtaacttaacaagaataaagacaaaatattaagagaaaaaaggtggatgAGGTAATATAATGTCcatttagtagcataaggttgaaatattaaagaaaaaataagttattttaagtctgaaaattatgttggataggaataaagtcataattacgagaagaaaatttacaagaagaaattggaaatagttggaattttaaaaaacaaacaccacaggagaaatgggaaaaaaccccaataatttcacgagaataaaataaaaaatataaacagaaaaaaatgttattataaCAATAAAAGTCActattttccgagaataaatttgtaaaaatattatgaggaaaaataatataattttagtagcatagagttaaaatattcaataaaaaatattttattttttaaaagttgtactattatgagaaacaaacaaaacaaaataaagttggaatgtattgaaaattaggttggggaaaaaatttatgatgggaataaagtaacaataatatgggaataaagtcataatattatgagaaaaaaatttacaaggatTATTCAGGAAGACAGTtcgaatatttggaaaatttacaaaaacaggaaaaatgaaaaatgaaaaaaagagcagagagcAAAGTtgctaatatgtttttttaatctataagacaaagctgagatgcacttttttgtactttgtagcatatcaaagtgacccttgaattcattttttcatttttttttttaagtttggacACCACCGCTTTAAATAAAGCTTTCAAGTTTCTCACTAGTACTATTCGTGAATCGCCGACGACACACCCAGCAAGAAGCATTTCTTTCTttagtgtgtgttcttgtgtccAATCAAACTTACCTTCTGAGAGAAGCTTCTGCCACAAACTGTGCAGGAAAAAggcttttctccagtgtgtactcTTGTGTGTCGTTTTAAATTACCTTTGAGATCAAATCTTTTACCGCACACCGTGCaaagaaaaggtttctctccagtgtggattcttgtgtgtctttttaaaccACTCATTTTacagaatcttttaccacacattgAGCATGGaaagggtttctctccagtgtgtattcttgtgtgttctTTCAAATGACACTTCTGAATGAAccctttaccacaaactgagcaggaaaaCGGTTTTTCTccaatgtgtatttttgtgtgtctatTGAAAACGGCtttttgagagaatcttttaccgcaCACCGAGCAGggaaagggtttttctccagtgtgtattcttgtgtgtctttttaaatcAACTTTTTGATTGAATCTTTTGCCACATGCCGAgcaagaaaaaggtttctctccaatGTGTATTCTTGTATGTCTTCTTAAACAATTTTTCTGAGAGTATCTGttaccacacaccgtgcaaaggaaaggtttctctccagtgtgtattcttgtgtgttctTTCAAATATGACTTAGCGATGAAGCTTTTTCCGCAAAATGAGCAGGTGAAAGGTTTCTTTCCTGTGTGATGTCTCGTGTGTATTTTCAGACGTGCCTTGCTAACAAAAGTTTTGTCACATTGAGAGCATTTCcagcgtgtgttgtcagtgtgacatgtcatatcagcttcagagtcttcatcatcagtgtcaggagagtgtgacgttgtgtcgtcactatctgatagtggagctaagaggttgtgtgcttgtgatcctccacagtggtctccatcagcttctgttgtcatgtgttgagttgagctgctgcttggaggctccacctctctcttctcctcactttcaccttcatcatcttcactcttcacagtgACAACAACGTGtgggaactcctccagtccttcaagatgctctccctcctgactgatgctgtgatcctcctcttcctctttaatgtatgggggctgtggctcctccgcTTCCTCTTTAAGGTGGGGGTGCTGacgctcctcctcttcctccttaacatcagggggctgtggctcctcctcctccttaatgttgctgtgctgtggctcctcctgctccatcctggagttccactcctgctgctcagggggaagatgttcttcactgacgtctgcagaacaaaagaagacaaagacatGCTTTAGAAAAGTCCAGCTTTGCTCCGTCATGTGAGGCATAGTCCTGCACCAGCATATGTTCTGACAATGACTCTGAGGATCTCACAGCAGTCAGGGTACCTCCAGCTGACACATAGAGTACGACAATATACAgacatgtggaaaaaaaaacacctcatgGGGTCTCCTAATGCTTTTACATGACGTATATATTTGGTTGgctaagctaactcttctactcccaAACAAGGAGTGTGACAAAATATCAGTATAACAAACTATCGCTATGTTTAACACGACAATGGATTATCGCTACACTCTCACCATGTATCATttgaaaaaattattattaaaatataacacCTCcacagggaggcatcctgaccagatacccaatccacctcaactggctcctctcaatgcagcgaagcagcggctctactcagAGTTGCTCCCGGGTGACAGAGCTTCTCACCCATACTGCACACCTATTATTTTCCAGGACACGCAGGGTGCCATATCATCGGTGAAAAGTCCTGTCACTGGACAGAGATGTAAACATGATGTGGGATGCAAGGAGGGGTGCATCGGAAAGCCATCAAAGAGCTGGCTGAGGAGGCGGAGAAAGGCTGTGGCTAAGGAGGAAGGAAGCATATGAGGTGGGGGCCAGACAACACATAGGGCATCAGCAGGGGGTGGGAAGGAAATGTCTCTACCAACGCTCCGCCACCAGGAGATATACTGGAGTTAAAGGAGCAAAACATCGATGACTGGTGGTCCCCAGCTGATGACCCGCTTAGGCCCATAGGTG
Above is a genomic segment from Dunckerocampus dactyliophorus isolate RoL2022-P2 chromosome 1, RoL_Ddac_1.1, whole genome shotgun sequence containing:
- the LOC129175051 gene encoding gastrula zinc finger protein XlCGF57.1-like — its product is MEQKEPQPLHMKEEEEEPQPPHIKEEEEEPQPPLIKEEEEESQPSHINEEEESQLLNLKEEKEEPQRLHFKEEEEDHSISQEGEHLEGLEEFPVIGVTVKSEDDEGESEEKREVEPPSSSSTQHMTTEADGDHCGGSQAHNLLAPLSDSDDTTSHSPDTDDEDSEADMTCHTDNTRWKCSQCDKTFVKKRNLKMHMRHHASEKPFTCSVCGKRFTQQSYLKVHRRRHTGEKAFPCTVCGKRFNQKADLNRHTKVHSGEKPFSCSVCGKDFIDKSHLKIHTKIHTGEKPFPCMICGKSFSQKGRLKIHTILHTEEKPFLCSVCGKSFIYKSHLELHTKIHTGEKPFACTVCGTTFLRKSYLIRHTTIHTGEKPFTCTVCGKRFYHKADLKRHTRIHTEENPFSCSVCGKGFIDKSHLKIHTRIHTGEKPFSCTVCGKRFSQKGKLKIHTILHTQEKPFLCSICGKGFLYKSHLELHTRIHTGEKPFPCTVCGTTFSRKSYLVRHTRIHLGEKPFSCSVCDKVFVKKSHLVVHTRIHTGEKPCPCLVCGKRFSKKSDLDRHTRIHTGEKPFPCTVCGTTFSRKSYLIRHTRTHTGEKPFSCLVCGKGFSKKSHLERHTRVHTEEKPIPCSL
- the LOC129176844 gene encoding oocyte zinc finger protein XlCOF6.1-like, which translates into the protein MEQEEPQHSNIKEEEEPQPPDVKEEEEERQHPHLKEEAEEPQPPYIKEEEEDHSISQEGEHLEGLEEFPHVVVTVKSEDDEGESEEKREVEPPSSSSTQHMTTEADGDHCGGSQAHNLLAPLSDSDDTTSHSPDTDDEDSEADMTCHTDNTRWKCSQCDKTFVSKARLKIHTRHHTGKKPFTCSFCGKSFIAKSYLKEHTRIHTGEKPFLCTVCGNRYSQKNCLRRHTRIHIGEKPFSCSACGKRFNQKVDLKRHTRIHTGEKPFPCSVCGKRFSQKAVFNRHTKIHIGEKPFSCSVCGKGFIQKCHLKEHTRIHTGEKPFPCSMCGKRFCKMSGLKRHTRIHTGEKPFLCTVCGKRFDLKGNLKRHTRVHTGEKPFSCTVCGRSFSQKVSLIGHKNTH
- the LOC129176632 gene encoding gastrula zinc finger protein XlCGF57.1-like codes for the protein MEQVGPQPPHIKEEEEESQPSRIKEEKEEPQHLHFKEEEEDHSISQEGDHLEGLEEFKVIGVTVKSEDDEGQSEEDSEVEPPSSSSTQHMTTEADGDHCGGSQAHNLLAPLSDSDDTTSHSPDTNDEDSEADMTCHTDNTHFKCSHCDKTFVNKGNRKLHMRHHAGEKPFTCSVCGKRFSQQSYLKVHRRRHTEEKAFPCTVCGKRFNQKADLNRHTKVHSGEKPFSCSVCGKGFIDKSHLKIHTRIHTGEKPFPCTVCGKRFSQKGKLKTHTVLHTEEKPFLCSVCGQGFLYKSHLELHTRIHTGEKPFPCTVCGTTFSRKSYLVRHTRIHLGEKTFLCSVCGKGFLYKSHLEVHTRIHTGEKPFTCTVCGTTFSRKSYLVRHTRIHLGEKPFSCSVCGKVFLKKSHLVVHTRIHTGEKPCPCLVCGKRFSKKSDLDRHTRIHTGEKPFPCTVCGTTFSIKSHLDRHARVHSGEKPIPCSV